In Vibrio sp. STUT-A11, a genomic segment contains:
- a CDS encoding AEC family transporter has translation MDSVLHQLQFSLSITGPICLMLVLGVVFKRIGLIDNNFIDVGSKLVFKVTLPAMLFISIVSSEHDFAAASHFVNFGVIASISFFVFTYLSVKFLFPSSPDQGVLIQGGYRANTGIIGLAYVSSAYGQQGVALAALYVAVTTFIYNVQAVICLSPKGATSVSQAAKLMIRTLTKNPLIIAIVVGMLFYILSIPVPQIAIDAGSYLSKMTLPLALLCTGGSLNLRLMRQEKGPSWFASSYKLLVAPAVITIVAYLFGFRGVELGILFFMNASPVAAASYVMARSMGGNSVLAANIIAMTTVLSAFTCTLGIIVLNSLQLI, from the coding sequence ATGGACTCGGTTTTACATCAGTTGCAATTTTCTCTTTCGATTACAGGCCCTATCTGTTTGATGTTAGTGCTCGGGGTGGTCTTTAAACGTATTGGCTTAATTGATAATAACTTTATCGATGTAGGTTCAAAGCTGGTCTTCAAAGTGACGCTTCCTGCCATGCTCTTCATCAGCATTGTGTCTTCAGAGCACGACTTTGCTGCAGCCAGTCATTTCGTTAATTTTGGCGTCATTGCCAGCATTTCGTTTTTTGTTTTTACCTACCTTTCCGTCAAGTTCTTATTTCCATCTTCTCCCGATCAAGGTGTGCTCATTCAGGGCGGATATCGTGCCAATACTGGCATCATAGGCCTTGCTTATGTATCTAGTGCTTATGGCCAGCAAGGTGTCGCGTTAGCCGCGCTTTATGTTGCTGTCACCACCTTTATCTATAATGTGCAAGCGGTGATCTGCTTATCACCGAAAGGGGCAACATCTGTCTCTCAGGCTGCAAAATTGATGATTCGGACACTCACGAAAAACCCGCTAATAATTGCTATTGTTGTCGGGATGCTTTTTTACATCCTCTCTATCCCAGTGCCTCAAATCGCGATTGATGCGGGTAGTTATTTGTCGAAGATGACATTACCGCTCGCACTGTTATGTACGGGCGGTTCACTAAATTTACGCTTGATGAGGCAGGAGAAAGGTCCATCGTGGTTTGCTAGTAGCTACAAGTTGCTGGTTGCGCCAGCAGTGATCACAATAGTCGCCTATTTGTTCGGATTCAGAGGTGTTGAATTAGGGATTCTATTTTTTATGAATGCGTCACCTGTTGCGGCTGCAAGTTATGTTATGGCTCGTTCGATGGGAGGGAACTCTGTGCTGGCGGCAAACATTATTGCTATGACAACCGTTCTTTCCGCATTTACCTGCACGCTAGGAATCATTGTGCTGAATTCTCTGCAACTGATTTAA
- a CDS encoding MarR family transcriptional regulator translates to MKEKKISPITVLDNSPMFVCGVMQRMYRNRAQAELSRQSLITLEMASALAAIDEFQPMSQQALADAVICERSVAKRMVDNLQKRGLVQVSKCESNRRIKMLSLTTDGQQTLQKVHEVMINLQRDFFACLSESESREFFHLIRKVTLAHHD, encoded by the coding sequence ATGAAAGAAAAAAAGATTTCCCCTATTACCGTTTTGGACAATAGCCCTATGTTTGTTTGTGGCGTGATGCAACGTATGTATCGAAATCGTGCACAGGCAGAGCTATCTCGTCAAAGTTTGATCACCTTAGAAATGGCGAGTGCGTTAGCGGCAATCGACGAGTTTCAGCCAATGAGTCAGCAAGCATTAGCGGATGCCGTAATCTGCGAGCGTAGCGTGGCGAAGCGCATGGTGGATAATTTGCAAAAGCGTGGTTTAGTGCAGGTTTCTAAGTGTGAATCTAACCGAAGAATCAAAATGCTAAGTCTGACAACGGATGGCCAACAAACGTTGCAAAAAGTGCATGAGGTCATGATTAACCTACAGCGGGATTTTTTTGCTTGTTTGTCTGAATCGGAATCGCGGGAATTCTTTCATCTGATCAGAAAAGTCACGCTTGCCCATCATGATTGA